ACGGAAGTGGTGGGGCCCATTCTTGGGAAAGTTTCGTGTCTCTGCAAAATGGTTTTACTGATGAGGCGTGAAGTGAAGATTCGGATCTGTTTTGACTGCTCCACTTCGAACTTCCTAATCgttcaattcatttcaaagcttcatttccctctctctctctctctctctctctctctcgcgcgcgcgcgcgcccGCCATTCTTCTCCCAAGTCGAGAGCCGGCAAGCAGAACGGCGAGACACGAACCGGAGGACATGGCCGTGACCTCCGTCGTCACGTGGGCCCTGGTCGCCGCCCTCGCGCTGCTACCGTCGACGGCGGCGTTTCTCGGCGGCTTTCCGGCGGCGCTGACGCTCGAGAGGGCCTTTCCTCCCATCCGTAGCGTCGGACTGAGCCGGGTCAGGGATCGCGACAGGGCAAGGCATCGGAGGATGTTGCAGGCTTTCGATGGCGTGGTCGATTTCCCGATTGGAGGCACCTCCGATCCTTCTCTCCTCGGGTACTGAATTCGATCCTCTCGCGTGCTATCACTTGGGATTTTGCTTCAGAACCTATGTGTCCTTCGCATGTCCGTTTAGTAACTTCGAATGCAGTTCATGCTTCGTGTGGAGCTAAGTTTGTCCACTGGAGCGGATTAGAGAAGTTTTAGGTTCTTCGTTCCATTTGATTTGACATCGTGTATGGTGCTGATTGTGTTTAGATTGTGGCTTCTTCTCTGTAGGCTGTATTATGCGAGAGTTCAATTAGGTACTCCTCCGAGGGAGTTCTATGTACAGATAGATACTGGAAGCGACCTTCTATGGGTCAGTTGCAGCTCCTGTAACGGCTGCCCTCGGACAAATGCACTCAATGTATATATTTTAGCATTGCGTGTGTATTAACCTACACTTTCTAATGcttaaagttttaaaactgAGTGAATGTCACTGGATGTGGTGCGACTCCCAATAGATGCCACTCCATGTTTTCGATCCGGGAAGCTCGTCCTCAGCTTCAGTAATGTCTTGCTTAGATGAAAGATGCAGTCCAGGAGTTCAAACATCGGATTCTGTATGTCCCACTCAGAGCAATTTGTGTAGTTACTCGCTTGCTTATGAAGATGGTAGTAGGGCTTCTGGATATTACGTGACAGACTTGCTTACATTCGACAAGATAGAAGGGAATGCTCTTGTGAATTCGTCAGCTGCTGTTATGTTTGGGTAAGCAAATCATAAACATGTCAAAGCAAGTTTGCTGATCCTTCTCAATGAAACTGAAGGGGTTCTAGTTAATGTTATGGTGGATTGAGCAGGTGTAGCACTTCACAAACAGGGGACTTGCAAGAGGCAGCTAATACAATTGATGGGATTTTTGGACTTGGGCAGCAGGAAACATCTGTTGTCTCTCAACTGGCTTTACTTGGAGTAGCTCCCCGAGCTTTCTCACACTGCTTGAGAGGAGATGGTGATGGTGGGGGTATACTAGTTCTTGGTGAAATAACGGATCCAAATATTGTCTACACTCCACTCGTGCCTTCACAGTAAGTTCATggtgaaaaggaaagaatgttGCGCATTGTTCTGAGAGTTTCAAATAAACCTGATATACATATTatgctttctcttcttttagGAAGGCTTGATTGTGTAGCTCTGAATGCTTGTAATCCGCATTGGTTAGTGTGCC
The genomic region above belongs to Rhodamnia argentea isolate NSW1041297 chromosome 6, ASM2092103v1, whole genome shotgun sequence and contains:
- the LOC115734384 gene encoding aspartic proteinase 36-like isoform X2 — protein: MAVTSVVTWALVAALALLPSTAAFLGGFPAALTLERAFPPIRSVGLSRVRDRDRARHRRMLQAFDGVVDFPIGGTSDPSLLGLYYARVQLGTPPREFYVQIDTGSDLLWVSCSSCNGCPRTNALNMPLHVFDPGSSSSASVMSCLDERCSPGVQTSDSVCPTQSNLCSYSLAYEDGSRASGYYVTDLLTFDKIEGNALVNSSAAVMFGCSTSQTGDLQEAANTIDGIFGLGQQETSVVSQLALLGVAPRAFSHCLRGDGDGGGILVLGEITDPNIVYTPLVPSQPYYNLNLQSISLNGQPLSIDPSVFATISDRGTIVDTGTTLAYLVEEAYDTLVNAIAIGVSQTAHMIINEGNHCFFPTSNVVDIFPQVSLNFEGGASMILSPQEYLVQQNSFDGSTVWCMGFSKAQGQARTILGDLKKRHYCVLHIVLMT
- the LOC115734384 gene encoding aspartic proteinase 36-like isoform X1, encoding MAVTSVVTWALVAALALLPSTAAFLGGFPAALTLERAFPPIRSVGLSRVRDRDRARHRRMLQAFDGVVDFPIGGTSDPSLLGLYYARVQLGTPPREFYVQIDTGSDLLWVSCSSCNGCPRTNALNMPLHVFDPGSSSSASVMSCLDERCSPGVQTSDSVCPTQSNLCSYSLAYEDGSRASGYYVTDLLTFDKIEGNALVNSSAAVMFGCSTSQTGDLQEAANTIDGIFGLGQQETSVVSQLALLGVAPRAFSHCLRGDGDGGGILVLGEITDPNIVYTPLVPSQPYYNLNLQSISLNGQPLSIDPSVFATISDRGTIVDTGTTLAYLVEEAYDTLVNAIAIGVSQTAHMIINEGNHCFFPTSNVVDIFPQVSLNFEGGASMILSPQEYLVQQNSFDGSTVWCMGFSKAQGQARTILGDLVLKNKIVVYDLAGQRLGWTNYDCSLSVNVSTTTGKSQGEYFHAGQMSRSSGSDRVAPHESTQWGLSVCFVTISLLGSIIGLC